A window from Megalobrama amblycephala isolate DHTTF-2021 linkage group LG9, ASM1881202v1, whole genome shotgun sequence encodes these proteins:
- the gmeb1 gene encoding glucocorticoid modulatory element-binding protein 1 — MAETEVTVSVEDMVVMKSTEEEDVEPDNQSKTQMILQLQPITAGLGDESSETDAAVVAVETQDEASAEGEDLELGYPITCGESKAILLFKKFVCPGINVKCVKYEDQLISPKQFVHMSGKATLKDWKRAIRMGGVMLRKMMDSGQLDFYQHSTLCTNTCRSTKFDLLINNTRFPPDGSGLNTPTTAQGHVSVGNGGQMATVEEKKEDVIGTVEWNAATVEASEKRDTADISDETLSFWRGIAEVGMMGEVVPNIRSELLGLLRGVQLRTDQSSLQDAEIAVLSNLAQVFNLLDSIKQIVNVRRQMTDPEQTQVLRTLTTLEQQVEEQKRQQSLSWSSQSQVLSSLVLPSTPPAKRAPKRPRLQRPASTTVLGTSIAQPLTLQPQQFTVISPITLSSIGHSFTVAGLNQPSNTVTLHALPAGSQLFTRIAGGSDGKTEAIALHPASGLTLLGATAMQDHAQLGTVMSPVELVHLTQKVTTAGVAQDGQVVAGTVVMQDGVVSVVQEDENQDNTTLIEIDPATADHSVSVMELQLEGDEAGGGATIVEEGEEVVQGETEETGEIQLDANGQFHNLPVVVVEEETQDAGKAK, encoded by the exons ATGGCAGAGACAGAAGTCACTGTGTCCGTGGAGGACATGGTGGTGATGAAGAGCACAGAGGAAGAGGATGTGGAGCCTGACAACCAAAGCAAGACTCAAATGATCCTACAGCTGCAGCCCATCACAGCTGG gCTTGGAGATGAAAGCAGTGAGACAGATGCTGCAGTTGTGGCAGTGGAGACACAAG ATGAGGCATCTGCTGAAGGAGAGGATTTGGAGCTTGGTTATCCCATTACATGCGGCGAGAGTAAAGCCATCCTTCTATTCAAGAAGTTTGTCTGCCCAGGAATCAATGTGAAATGTGTGAAG TATGAGGATCAGTTGATTAGTCCAAAGCAGTTTGTGCACATGTCGGGTAAAGCCACCTTGAAGGACTGGAAGCGAGCGATCCGGATGGGTGGGGTTATGCTCAG GAAGATGATGGACTCGGGTCAGCTGGATTTCTATCAGCACAGCACTCTCTGCACAAACACCTGCCGCAGCACCAAGTTTGACCTGCTGATCAACAACACACGCTTCCCACCGGATGGCAGTGGGCTCAACACACCCACCACAGCTCAGG GGCATGTTTCTGTGGGTAACGGAGGTCAGATGGCCACAGTAGAGGAGAAGAAAGAAGATGTGATTGGTACtgtggagtggaacgcagccacCGTAGAAGCCTCAGAGAAAAGAGACACAGCTGATATCTCAG ATGAGACGCTGAGTTTCTGGAGGGGTATCGCTGAGGTGGGGATGATGGGGGAGGTGGTGCCTAATATCCGTTCAGAGCTGTTGGGTCTGCTGAGAGGAGTTCAGCTACGCACTGATCAGAGCTCTCTACAGGACGCAG AGATTGCGGTTCTGAGCAACCTGGCACAAGTCTTTAACCTGCTGGACTCCATCAAACAAATTGTGAATGTTCGACGGCAAATGACGGACCCAGAGCAGACACAGGTCCTCCGAACACTGACAA CATTGGAGCAGCAGGTAGAAGAGCAGAAAAGGCAGCAGTCCCTCAGCTGGTCGTCTCAATCACAGGTCCTCAGCAGTCTGGTTCTCCCCTCCACCCCTCCAGCCAAACGCGCTCCCAAACGGCCCCGCCTCCAACGGCCCGCCTCCACCACCGTGCTTGGCACATCTATAGCCCAGCCTCTCACCCTCCAGCCCCAGCAGTTCACTGTCATTTCCCCCATCACCCTTTCATCCATCGGCCATTCGTTTACAGTGGCCGGCCTCAATCAGCCATCTAATACGGTCACCCTACATGCTCTACCCGCAGGCTCGCAGCTCTTCACGCGAATCGCTGGAGGTTCTGATGGAAAAACCGAAGCCATTGCCCTCCATCCCGCATCTGGGCTCACGTTGCTGGGCGCCACAGCCATGCAGGATCACGCACAGCTCGGGACAGTCATGAGCCCCGTCGAGCTTGTCCACTTGACGCAGAAGGTGACTACTGCTGGTGTAGCCCAAGACGGTCAGGTGGTCGCAGGTACGGTTGTGATGCAAGACGGTGTCGTCAGTGTCGTGCAGGAGGACGAGAACCAGGATAACACCACCTTGATTGAGATAGACCCGGCAACCGCTGACCACAGCGTGAGTGTAATGGAACTGCAACTTGAGGGAGATGAAGCGGGGGGTGGTGCGACCATAGTGGAAGAAGGCGAGGAGGTGGTGCAAGGCGAAACGGAGGAGACAGGGGAGATACAGCTGGATGCCAACGGTCAGTTCCACAATTTGCCCGTTGTAGTGGTGGAGGAAGAGACACAGGACGCCGGCAAAGCCAAGTGA